The Pseudomonas sp. FeN3W region TGCTGATTCCTGCACACCTCTAAAGTTTTAATATCGCGATTGCCTAGTATCTTTTTGCTAGGTACAATCATGACAATTCGTGCCAATTAAAATAAAAAGGTGTGCACATGAATTTCAGGCTAAAACCCCTGGCGTTGTTTATTTGTCTATCAATCGCCAATCCCTTCCAAATCTCATCATCTGCTGCTCAAGAAGCACCACTAATTACGCCGACGACACTTCCAGACCACATTAATGCGTCGGGGGCAGGAGTAGGTTTTGCCCCGAAAGGCCCAGCTTCTCTAGACATTAATTTGACCAATAGAAATAGTGTCATTAATTGGAACGGCAATGGTTTTAATGTTGGAAGTGAAGCAACGGTGAATTTCAAGCCTGGACTTTCGAACTCTGCTGTTCTGAACTTTGACAACTCAGGCAACAAATCCATTATCGAAGGCTCTGTTAATCACGGCGGTGCAAAGTTATTCCTTGTGAATCCAAACGGAATTTCAGACTCATCAGGGGCCTTTACTGGCCTTTTTGCGACTGAAAAAGACAACGTTAGCTTTACTTCAGACGGTAAATTGCGAATATCAACGCAAGGTAATCGTGTTTATGGAGATGTTTCTGGGAATGCAAATAAGGATCAAACGCTTACAGTCGTGCTTGAGGATAGCGAGGGTGAGAATCACGGAAATTTCTTGATCGGCGGAAGCCAGGCGACCGTTGAGCTACCTAGTACAAGCCCCATTATTAGGGCAGGCGGATTAAATTTCCAAAGCGATGCAAAAATCGTCACAACTGCTATTAATGACACCACCCTTGTCCTTGAGGATGTCACTGCTAAAAATCTTGAATCCTCGTTAGTGAAAAACCTTGAAATAACAGGAGAAACCGACATAGGGCTTCTCAAGGCATACATTGAAGAGGACGAGAACAACATACACTTCCATAAGGCAAAGGGAAATGTGGGTGCTGTCGAAATGGACAATGGAACCCTGCATATCACACAAGGTGAGGGAACGCTTACACTTAATAATCTCCGTTACCATGCTCAAGCGGGTGAAATCATTGCAACCGTTGACGAGGGCGGCGTTCTTGAGATTAACAACGGGGATATTCTCCTTAATAGTGGTGGCGGACTTGCTGTAGATGAGGAATGGGGATTTCCAGTTGAGGAAGAGGAAACAGCCTCTCCACTAAACCAGGTGTTTTTTAGTACTGCCGAAGGCGGAACAGGCGGAACCATCAACATCAGTAATACTCGAATGATGGTGGAAACTACTGTCGAGTTTACTGACGCCGACAAGAATGGCGAGCTCAACCTTACCAACACAAAGATCTACATGCCGTCGTCGGACATCATTATCAAGGCCAATGAAAGCACAAAACTGGAGTCTCTCAATGGAAAGCCTGTGGAAATTGGCACCGACCACTCCTCTTTGGATGTAGAAAGCTCTGGTGTTGTGATCATAGATTCAGGTGTTCAAGGTAGTTTTGAGACAGCTGGTCGTGAGTATTACGACGAGAACTCAACAGAAGCTGCTGAATTTCAAACCGATGAAAGTCAAATACTGATTGATTTCAATAAGACCACCATTTCTGGAGGCGGGCTCTATGAGAACGAGCAAGCTTTCGCTGACGGAGTCAGTGTCCCATCAGAGCCCGGAGAATCATCCGGCGTAATAAAAGACTTCGATTCAGTCACATGGATCGGCCCATATGAGGGGTCTGGCGATAGCGATGATGGGACAGGCGGAACCAGTCCTACTGATCCAGGTGATACTGGAGTAACAGATCCTGGCTCTGGGGGCGACACGGGCGGAACCACCCCTGGAACTGGCACTGGTGGAGACACTGGCACAACCAATCCCGGCGATGGCGGTGATGCGGGCGGAACCACCCCTGGAACTGGCACTGGTGGAGACACTGGTACAACCAATCCCGGCGATGGCAGTGATACAGGCGGAACCACCCCCGGAACTGGCACTGGTGGAGACACTGGTACAACCAACCCAGGAGACGGCGGTGACACAGGCGGAACCACCCCTGGAACTGGCACTGGTGGAGACACTGGTACAACCAACCCCGGCGATGGCAGTGATACAGGCGGAACCACCCCTGGAACTGGCTCTGGTGGAGACACTGGTACAACCAACCCAGGAGACGGCGGTGACACTGTTGGCACTGATCCAGGTGATGGCGGCAATACAGGTGGAACCACCCCTGGAACTGGCACTGGTGGAGACACTGGTACAACCAACCCCGGCGATGGCAGTGATACAGGCGGAACCACCCCTGGAACTGGCTCTGGCGGTGACACCGGAACAACCAACCCAGGAGACGGCGGTGACACTGTTGGCACTGATCCAGGTGATGGCGGCAATACAGGTGGAACCACCCCCGGAACTGGCACTGGTGGAGACACAGGTGGTACTGATCCAGGCGACGGCGGTGACACAGGCGGAACCACCCCTGGAACTGGCACTGGTGGAGACACTGGTACAACCAACCCCGGCGATGGCGGTGATACAGGCGGAACAACCCCTGGAACTGGCACTGGCGGTGACACCGGAACAACCAACCCAGGAGACGGCGACGGCACTGGAACAACCAATCCGGGGAATGGGGGTGGCACTGGCGGCGACACAGGCACAACCAACCCCGGCGACGGTGGTGGGGCTGGTGGAGACGAGGGCTCTACGGATCCTGATAATGGAAGCGGGCCTGACGGTGGAAATGATGGCACTACCCCAGGCCCTGGATCTGGAGGAGGCACTTCCCAGCCTGGCACTGGAAGCGGTGGTGAGGCAGATGGAGAAGAAGGATCTATACCGGGCATAGGTGATGATGGCCTTCCGAATCCAGACTACGGAAGTCTTCCTGGGGATGGCTTGCCACCCGATATCGATTCTGACTTGCCTGATTTCGGCTCAGATCCTGACAATAGCGCCCCAGGATCCAGTAATGGAGATAACAATGGGGGTGAGCAATCAGAAGGCACTAATCCAGGGTCGACTGAAGGCGTAAATCCAAGCAACCCTGGCGGGGTCATCATCATTTCGCCAGAGGATGAAGACGGAAAAACTAATGATCGAGACGAAACCAATTCGGGCGAGGGAGATGGAATCGAACCTAATGCGCCAAACGATACGACTAATCCGAACAATGGAGGAGAATCGGACAGTAGCAATGGTGGAGCCAGCCATTCAGATGAAAATAATGGCGGGGTGATTGTTATTTCGCCCGATGGATCAGATGAATCTGATTCAGCTGGAAACAGCGATGAAGGCTCGGTTATTATTATAGGATACGATGAAAACACCAGCCATGAAGAATCTGATGAAAATGACTGCAAAACAGCAAGCGGAACGCTTGAGAAATGTAAAGACGCTTAATGCTGATTCAACAGGCTCCCGCAGGGAGCCTGTTTCTACTTCCTCTAATTCATATAGA contains the following coding sequences:
- a CDS encoding filamentous hemagglutinin N-terminal domain-containing protein — protein: MNFRLKPLALFICLSIANPFQISSSAAQEAPLITPTTLPDHINASGAGVGFAPKGPASLDINLTNRNSVINWNGNGFNVGSEATVNFKPGLSNSAVLNFDNSGNKSIIEGSVNHGGAKLFLVNPNGISDSSGAFTGLFATEKDNVSFTSDGKLRISTQGNRVYGDVSGNANKDQTLTVVLEDSEGENHGNFLIGGSQATVELPSTSPIIRAGGLNFQSDAKIVTTAINDTTLVLEDVTAKNLESSLVKNLEITGETDIGLLKAYIEEDENNIHFHKAKGNVGAVEMDNGTLHITQGEGTLTLNNLRYHAQAGEIIATVDEGGVLEINNGDILLNSGGGLAVDEEWGFPVEEEETASPLNQVFFSTAEGGTGGTINISNTRMMVETTVEFTDADKNGELNLTNTKIYMPSSDIIIKANESTKLESLNGKPVEIGTDHSSLDVESSGVVIIDSGVQGSFETAGREYYDENSTEAAEFQTDESQILIDFNKTTISGGGLYENEQAFADGVSVPSEPGESSGVIKDFDSVTWIGPYEGSGDSDDGTGGTSPTDPGDTGVTDPGSGGDTGGTTPGTGTGGDTGTTNPGDGGDAGGTTPGTGTGGDTGTTNPGDGSDTGGTTPGTGTGGDTGTTNPGDGGDTGGTTPGTGTGGDTGTTNPGDGSDTGGTTPGTGSGGDTGTTNPGDGGDTVGTDPGDGGNTGGTTPGTGTGGDTGTTNPGDGSDTGGTTPGTGSGGDTGTTNPGDGGDTVGTDPGDGGNTGGTTPGTGTGGDTGGTDPGDGGDTGGTTPGTGTGGDTGTTNPGDGGDTGGTTPGTGTGGDTGTTNPGDGDGTGTTNPGNGGGTGGDTGTTNPGDGGGAGGDEGSTDPDNGSGPDGGNDGTTPGPGSGGGTSQPGTGSGGEADGEEGSIPGIGDDGLPNPDYGSLPGDGLPPDIDSDLPDFGSDPDNSAPGSSNGDNNGGEQSEGTNPGSTEGVNPSNPGGVIIISPEDEDGKTNDRDETNSGEGDGIEPNAPNDTTNPNNGGESDSSNGGASHSDENNGGVIVISPDGSDESDSAGNSDEGSVIIIGYDENTSHEESDENDCKTASGTLEKCKDA